One window of the Salvelinus fontinalis isolate EN_2023a chromosome 2, ASM2944872v1, whole genome shotgun sequence genome contains the following:
- the eef2kmt gene encoding protein-lysine N-methyltransferase EEF2KMT isoform X2: protein MYLSKDQTKKNNVTCIRNRADVIYNFKVSFFTMSQLPNFPWNFLERELENDSSSEIILDILKQTCLHPLCCKHPPSVRYRRQFLSQLIKRHEASEREPLDELYDALGEVLGVEEGTECYKSYLLPCGEAVSLSESTAVISEGTTGLVTWEAALYLAEWALENTHVFTDRLVHYCVCYVIVFCLENTHVFTDRLVHYCVCYVIVFCLENTHVLTDRLVHYCVCYVIVFCLENTHVLTDRLVHYCVCYVIVFCLENTHVFTDRTVLELGCGVGLTGIAVCRSCYPSSYVFSDCHLSVLHRLRDNIQINGLDNQNSPRVCVEHLDWEEVTEKQLREIEATTVIAADVVYDPDIIGCLVKLLSKILRCSANGSPPDVYISSTIRNPDTYNSFKHQLERSGIQHEVMTGPVTHVLFYNRQATIEMIKLYI from the exons ATGTATCTGTCTAAGGATCAGACCAAAAAAAACAACGTCACTTGCATAAGGAATAGAGCAGATGTTATATATAACTTTAAAGTCTCCTTTTTCACTATGAGTCAACTGCCAAATTTCCCATGGAAT TTCCTTGAAAGGGAGCTCGAGAACGACAGTTCATCAGAAATTATTCTAGACATTCTAAAGCAG ACATGCCTTCATCCACTGTGCTGTAAACATCCTCCCTCAGTAAGATATAGGAGACAGTTTTTGTCTCAGCTCATCAAAAGG CATGAAGCCAGTGAGCGCGAGCCCCTAGATGAGCTCTATGATGCACTGGGTGAAGTcctgggggtagaggaggggacagAGTGCTACAAGAGCTATTTACTG ccgtgTGGAGAAGCAGTGAGTCTATCAGAGAGTACAGCTGTGATCTCTGAGGGGACTACAGGCCTGGTCACATGGGAGGCTGCTCTTTACCTGGCTGAATGGGCTCTGGAGAACACACACGTCTTCACTGACAGGTTGGTACACTACTGTGTGTGTTATGTCATTGTGTTCTGTCTGGAGAACACACACGTCTTCACTGACAGGTTGGTACACTACTGTGTGTGTTATGTCATTGTGTTCTGTCTGGAGAACACACACGTCCTCACTGACAGGTTGGTACACTACTGTGTGTGTTATGTCATTGTGTTCTGTCTGGAGAACACACACGTCCTCACTGACAGGTTGGTACACTACTGTGTGTGTTATGTCATTGTGTTCTGTCTGGAGAACACACACGTCTTCACTGACAG GACAGTCCTAGAGCTGGGCTGTGGTGTAGGGTTGACTGGTATAGCAGTGTGTAGGTCCTGCTATCCCTCCAGCTACGTGTTCAGTGACTGTCACCTCAGCGTTCTACATAGACTGAGGGACAACATCCAGATCAATGGGCTGGACAACCAGAACTCTCCCAGAGTGTGTGTGGAGCATCTGGACTGGGAGGAGGTGACAGAGAAGCAGCTGAGAGAGATCGAAGCCACCACGGTCATCGCTGCAG ATGTAGTTTACGATCCAGATATCATTGGCTGTCTGGTGAAGCTTCTCTCTAAGATCCTGAGGTGTTCGGCCAATGGCAGCCCTCCTGATGTCTACATCTCCTCCACCATCAGAAACCCCGACACATATAACAGTTTTAAACACCAGCTAG AACGTTCTGGAATCCAACATGAGGTCATGACAGGACCAGTGACACATGTGTTATTTTACAACAGACAAGCCACCATAGAGATGATCAAACTCTACATATAA
- the eef2kmt gene encoding protein-lysine N-methyltransferase EEF2KMT isoform X3: MYLSKDQTKKNNVTCIRNRADVIYNFKVSFFTMSQLPNFPWNFLERELENDSSSEIILDILKQTCLHPLCCKHPPSVRYRRQFLSQLIKRHEASEREPLDELYDALGEVLGVEEGTECYKSYLLPCGEAVSLSESTAVISEGTTGLVTWEAALYLAEWALENTHVFTDRTVLELGCGVGLTGIAVCRSCYPSSYVFSDCHLSVLHRLRDNIQINGLDNQNSPRVCVEHLDWEEVTEKQLREIEATTVIAADVVYDPDIIGCLVKLLSKILRCSANGSPPDVYISSTIRNPDTYNSFKHQLERSGIQHEVMTGPVTHVLFYNRQATIEMIKLYI; encoded by the exons ATGTATCTGTCTAAGGATCAGACCAAAAAAAACAACGTCACTTGCATAAGGAATAGAGCAGATGTTATATATAACTTTAAAGTCTCCTTTTTCACTATGAGTCAACTGCCAAATTTCCCATGGAAT TTCCTTGAAAGGGAGCTCGAGAACGACAGTTCATCAGAAATTATTCTAGACATTCTAAAGCAG ACATGCCTTCATCCACTGTGCTGTAAACATCCTCCCTCAGTAAGATATAGGAGACAGTTTTTGTCTCAGCTCATCAAAAGG CATGAAGCCAGTGAGCGCGAGCCCCTAGATGAGCTCTATGATGCACTGGGTGAAGTcctgggggtagaggaggggacagAGTGCTACAAGAGCTATTTACTG ccgtgTGGAGAAGCAGTGAGTCTATCAGAGAGTACAGCTGTGATCTCTGAGGGGACTACAGGCCTGGTCACATGGGAGGCTGCTCTTTACCTGGCTGAATGGGCTCTGGAGAACACACACGTCTTCACTGACAG GACAGTCCTAGAGCTGGGCTGTGGTGTAGGGTTGACTGGTATAGCAGTGTGTAGGTCCTGCTATCCCTCCAGCTACGTGTTCAGTGACTGTCACCTCAGCGTTCTACATAGACTGAGGGACAACATCCAGATCAATGGGCTGGACAACCAGAACTCTCCCAGAGTGTGTGTGGAGCATCTGGACTGGGAGGAGGTGACAGAGAAGCAGCTGAGAGAGATCGAAGCCACCACGGTCATCGCTGCAG ATGTAGTTTACGATCCAGATATCATTGGCTGTCTGGTGAAGCTTCTCTCTAAGATCCTGAGGTGTTCGGCCAATGGCAGCCCTCCTGATGTCTACATCTCCTCCACCATCAGAAACCCCGACACATATAACAGTTTTAAACACCAGCTAG AACGTTCTGGAATCCAACATGAGGTCATGACAGGACCAGTGACACATGTGTTATTTTACAACAGACAAGCCACCATAGAGATGATCAAACTCTACATATAA
- the eef2kmt gene encoding protein-lysine N-methyltransferase EEF2KMT isoform X1, with product MYLSKDQTKKNNVTCIRNRADVIYNFKVSFFTMSQLPNFPWNFLERELENDSSSEIILDILKQTCLHPLCCKHPPSVRYRRQFLSQLIKRHEASEREPLDELYDALGEVLGVEEGTECYKSYLLPCGEAVSLSESTAVISEGTTGLVTWEAALYLAEWALENTHVFTDRLVHYCVCYVIVFCLENTHVFTDRLVHYCVCYVIVFCLENTHVLTDRLVHYCVCYVIVFCLENTHVLTDRLVHYCVCYVIVFCLENTHVFTDRLVHYCVCYVIVFCLENTHVLTDRLVHYCVCYVIVFCLENTHVLTDRLVHYCVCYVIVFCLENTHVLTDRLVHYCVCYVIVFCLENTHVLTDRLVHYCVCYVIVFCLENTHVLTDRLVHYCVCYVIVLCLENTHVLTDRLVHYCVCYVIVLCLENTHVLTDRLVHYCVCYVIVFCLQLMLWLLLVISIWCVM from the exons ATGTATCTGTCTAAGGATCAGACCAAAAAAAACAACGTCACTTGCATAAGGAATAGAGCAGATGTTATATATAACTTTAAAGTCTCCTTTTTCACTATGAGTCAACTGCCAAATTTCCCATGGAAT TTCCTTGAAAGGGAGCTCGAGAACGACAGTTCATCAGAAATTATTCTAGACATTCTAAAGCAG ACATGCCTTCATCCACTGTGCTGTAAACATCCTCCCTCAGTAAGATATAGGAGACAGTTTTTGTCTCAGCTCATCAAAAGG CATGAAGCCAGTGAGCGCGAGCCCCTAGATGAGCTCTATGATGCACTGGGTGAAGTcctgggggtagaggaggggacagAGTGCTACAAGAGCTATTTACTG ccgtgTGGAGAAGCAGTGAGTCTATCAGAGAGTACAGCTGTGATCTCTGAGGGGACTACAGGCCTGGTCACATGGGAGGCTGCTCTTTACCTGGCTGAATGGGCTCTGGAGAACACACACGTCTTCACTGACAGGTTGGTACACTACTGTGTGTGTTATGTCATTGTGTTCTGTCTGGAGAACACACACGTCTTCACTGACAGGTTGGTACACTACTGTGTGTGTTATGTCATTGTGTTCTGTCTGGAGAACACACACGTCCTCACTGACAGGTTGGTACACTACTGTGTGTGTTATGTCATTGTGTTCTGTCTGGAGAACACACACGTCCTCACTGACAGGTTGGTACACTACTGTGTGTGTTATGTCATTGTGTTCTGTCTGGAGAACACACACGTCTTCACTGACAGGTTGGTACACTACTGTGTGTGTTATGTCATTGTGTTCTGTCTGGAGAACACACACGTCCTCACTGACAGGTTGGTACACTACTGTGTGTGTTATGTCATTGTGTTCTGTCTGGAGAACACACACGTCCTCACTGACAGGTTGGTACACTACTGTGTGTGTTATGTCATTGTGTTCTGTCTGGAGAACACACACGTCCTCACTGACAGGTTGGTACACTACTGTGTGTGTTATGTCATTGTGTTCTGTCTGGAGAACACACACGTCCTCACTGACAGGTTGGTACACTACTGTGTGTGTTATGTCATTGTGTTCTGTCTGGAGAACACACACGTCCTCACTGACAGGTTGGTACACTACTGTGTGTGTTATGTCATTGTGTTGTGTCTGGAGAACACACACGTCCTCACTGACAGGTTGGTACACTACTGTGTGTGTTATGTCATTGTGTTGTGTCTGGAGAACACACACGTCCTCACTGACAGGTTGGTACACTACTGTGTGTGTTATGTCATTGTGTTCTGTCTACAACTCATGCTGTGGTTACTACTCGTCATCTCAATCTGGTGTGTAATGTGA
- the pigq gene encoding phosphatidylinositol N-acetylglucosaminyltransferase subunit Q, whose protein sequence is MVLKIFFPQCCNKADSGLLVGRWIPGQNSAVVLAVIHYPFIPGQVKQYIHQMRGQSGVDLTVLGSWSMPKEGQEGMESFLRDLSTIFPQGQWLQLSREMGKIGFGCHVLTRDQNGKLLQQEKELKEGGGGEKGEGKKGGKGGEGKKGGGEKGGTKKGGGEKKGEEKKVEGEKGGGEKDKVIFIHYEQRKVMLSQLHPVENGDPDPQTESQLPQVFGTVCQSEPLFFLDKYDDSPVKLTHWQSEGREGSIIVELMKQVSTPVCLLTTWILTLWTSLCSSRILNVHPMRFISSKLSTCVQLSYRTEHLQTVCSPTRATAHNHFMRKANISVSFFVDVCLGLLLVSWMYRENRIGKLANTLVPAADHVAKELEELLQWLMGAPAGLKMNRALDQVLGRFFLYHIHLWISYIHLMSPFVEMILWYVGLSACLGLTFALSLLSDITALLTFHIYCFYVYGARLYCMTVYGLSSLWRLFRGKKWNVLRQRVDSCSYDLDQLFIGTLLFTILLFLLPTTALYYLVFTLLRLVVVMFQGVVHLSVDFINSFPLFAIGLRLFRSYRLAEGVKFRVLCEEPGTPLHLMMDINPLKVSSVVQTYRTPTYSCYPKDSWLALCKKLFLGELIYPWRHKTTKID, encoded by the exons ATGGTGCTGAAGATATTCTTCCCTCAGTGCTGTAACAAGGCAGACAGTGGACTGCTTGTGGGGCGATGGATCCCAGGACAGAACTCAGCCGTGGTGCTAGCTGTTATCCACTACCCCTTCATCCCTGGACAGGTCAAACAGTACATCCACCAG ATGCGTGGCCAGAGTGGGGTGGATCTGACGGTGCTGGGCTCGTGGAGCATGCCCAAGGAGGGCCAGGAGGGCATGGAGAGTTTCCTCAGGGACCTCAGCACCATCTTCCCCCAGGGACAGTGGCTCCAGCTCAGTAGAGAGATGGGCAAGATAGGCTTCGGGTGTCACGTCCTCACAAGGGACCAGA ATGGGAAGCTGCTacaacaggaaaaggagctgaaagagggtggtggtggagagaaaggagaggggaagaaaggaggaaagggaggagagggcaagaaaggaggaggagagaaaggaggaacaaagaaaggaggaggagagaagaaaggagaagagaagaaagtagagggagagaaaggaggaggagagaaggacaaGGTGATATTTATCCACTATGAACAGAGGAAGGTCATGCTGTCTCAGCTGCACCCCGTAGAGAACGGGGATCCAGACCCTCAAACTGAGTCACAACTACCACAG gTGTTTGggacagtgtgtcagagtgagccgCTGTTCTTCCTGGATAAGTATGATGACAGTCCTGTGAAGCTGACCCACTGGCAATCAGAGGGACGGGAGGGCTCCATTATAGTAGAACTGATGAAACAGGTCTCTACACCTGTCTGCCTGCTAACTACCTGGATACTAACACTGTGGACCAGCCTCTGTAGTAGCAG gaTATTGAATGTGCATCCGATGAGGTTCATCTCCAGTAAGTTGTCTACGTGTGTTCAGCTGAGCTACAGAACAGAACACCTTCAGACAGTCTGCTCTCCTACCAGAGCCACCGCACACAACCACTTCATGAG GAAAGCCAATATCTCCGTGTCGTTCTTTGTGGATGTGTGTCTGGGCCTGCTGTTGGTATCGTGGATGTATAGAGAGAACCGTATTGGCAAACTGGCCAACACACTGGTACCTGCTGCTGAT CATGTAGCTAAAGAGCTGGAGGAGCTGTTGCAGTGGCTGATGGGAGCTCCAGCTGGTCTGAAGATGAACCGGGCTCTAGACCAGGTGTTAGGACGATTCTTCCTCTACCATATACACCTGTGGATCA gctaCATTCACCTGATGTCTCCGTTCGTTGAGATGATTCTGTGGTACGtgggtctgtctgcctgcctgggcTTGACCTTtgccctctccctgctctctgacATCACCGCCCTGCTCACCTTCCACATCTACTGTTTCTACGTCTACGGAGCCAG gctgtacTGTATGACGGTATATGGTCTGTCCTCTCTGTGGAGGCTGTTCAGAGGGAAGAAATGGAACGTCCTCAGACAGAGAGTAGACTCCTGCTCTTATGACCTGGACCAG TTGTTCATCGGGACGTTACTCTTCACCATCCTGCTGTTCCTCCTGCCAACCACAGCTCTATACTACCTAGTGTTTACcctg ctCCGCCTTGTGGTAGTAATGTTCCAGGGAGTTGTCCACCTCAGTGTTGACTTCATCAACTCCTTCCCTCTGTTCGCCATCGGCCTCCGACTCTTCAGATCCTACAGACTGGCAG AGGGGGTGAAGTTCAGAGTGCTCTGTGAGGAACCAGGAACACCTCTACACCTCATGATGGAT aTTAACCCTCTGAAGGTGAGCAGTGTGGTTCAGACCTACAGGACCCCCACCTACAGCTGCTACCCTAAAGACTCCTGGCTGGCCCTCTGCAAGAAGCTGTTCCTGGGAGAACTCATCTACCCCTGGAGACACAAGACTACCAAGATAGACTAG